One Dreissena polymorpha isolate Duluth1 chromosome 9, UMN_Dpol_1.0, whole genome shotgun sequence genomic window carries:
- the LOC127845913 gene encoding 85/88 kDa calcium-independent phospholipase A2-like: MAAGDRILSLDGGGIRGLIMLEILDAIEKEAGKPIKDLFDWIGGTSTGGIVALGIATDKTLDTIKGIYNNMKGKVFKGKTPYDSAQIKEQCKQNFGTSVMGDIKHPKILVTGVLGDHSPWKLHMFRSYTDGYEPEAEGFWSTQPPKKQLIWEVARSTSAAPIFFHPYRQYFDGGLLSNNPTLDILTEIHKFNTGPTSQKSC, translated from the exons ATGGCTGCAGGGGATAGG ATATTGAGCCTTGACGGTGGAGGTATTCGAGGACTCATTATGCTCGAGATCTTGGATGCGATCGAGAAGGAAGCAGGCAAGCCTATCAAAGACTTGTTTGACTGGATTGGTGGTACAAGCACTGGCGGCATTGTTGCGCTGGGTATTGCGACGG ACAAAACACTAGACACGATTAAAGGAATATACAACAACATGAAGGGCAAAGTATTCAAAGGCAAAACACCGTACGACTCTGCACAGATAAAAGAACAGTGTAAACAAAATTTTGGGACCAGCGTAATGGGGGATATAAAGCATCCAAA GATCCTGGTTACTGGAGTTTTAGGAGACCACAGTCCGTGGAAACTTCACATGTTTCGTTCTTACACGGACGGCTACGAGCCAGAAGCTGAAGGGTTTTGGTCTACCCAACCACCAAAAA AGCAGCTCATCTGGGAGGTCGCCCGTAGCACGTCTGCAGCTCCAATATTCTTTCATCCGTACAGACAGTACTTTGATGGTGGTTTGTTATCTAACAATCCTACCCTTGACATTCTCACAGAAATTCACAAATTCAACACTGGGCCAACGTCACAG AAAAGTTGTTGA